AGATTTTCTATCCAGCATTGGATGGCAAGATCGAGGATGACCTGCTGAAGGAGGCATACGTCGAGCACGACGGTGCCAAGATCCTGATTAACGAAATTCAGAACGGCGGTCCCGACGAGGAGTTCTACGACGCCAAGGTAACCGTGCTGAAAGAGCAGATCGAGCATCATGTGAAGGAGGAGGAAAAGCAGCGCGACAACATGTTTCAGCAAGCTCGGGCTGCCGACGTAGACCTTGAGTCGCTGGGCGAGAAAATGCTGGCTCGGCGT
This Qipengyuania oceanensis DNA region includes the following protein-coding sequences:
- a CDS encoding hemerythrin domain-containing protein, with the translated sequence MPDITDMDATHILAQDHRRVEGLFSDYENASGKSQKEKIAQEICRELKIHAQIEEEIFYPALDGKIEDDLLKEAYVEHDGAKILINEIQNGGPDEEFYDAKVTVLKEQIEHHVKEEEKQRDNMFQQARAADVDLESLGEKMLARRTELEETSDKDGLPDAELTTM